The stretch of DNA CACCAATCTTGTATCATTAGTATCCGGAACAACAGGAAAAACACGACTCCATATCCAACGCACTTTATTATCATCCGACAATATCCTGAACCGGCACGCCTGACTTTGCCGTTTGCCGGAAATTATATCCTTGATCAATGCGCTAAAACAATTGATATCTTCAGCATGTACGTTTGCCAATACCTGGGATAAACCCGATAATTCATTTATCTTAATATCAAATACCCTGAATGTTGAAGGATTGGCGTAAATGATATCCGGTCCATTCACCAGAATGATCGAATCATCAGTATTTTCTGACAATGAACGAAAACGTTCCTCGCTTTCCCTGAGTATCTTTTCATAGTATTTTTTATAGGAGACATCACTCACCGCAGCCATTTTCACCTTTTGTCCCCTATACATGCATGACCTTGAGCATATTTCAAATTCGTGGCGCACATTATCCTTCCCTACAAAGACTGCTTCATACACATCGGGAAGATCCTCTTTCAATCGTTTTGTTAAAATATCCCGCTGCTCCGGAGTCACAAACTGAAGCACACTATTCCCAATTACATCTTTCAGCAAATATTGAAGTTTATGTAC from Bacteroidales bacterium encodes:
- a CDS encoding PAS domain-containing protein translates to MPGNTHNQQSDNISRLQHKIKELEGKLLDYTQMEQQMEEGEHRFRQILSLTYDGIIIYEKDTGKILEVNQRLVHKLQYLLKDVIGNSVLQFVTPEQRDILTKRLKEDLPDVYEAVFVGKDNVRHEFEICSRSCMYRGQKVKMAAVSDVSYKKYYEKILRESEERFRSLSENTDDSIILVNGPDIIYANPSTFRVFDIKINELSGLSQVLANVHAEDINCFSALIKDIISGKRQSQACRFRILSDDNKVRWIWSRVFPVVPDTNDTRLV